In Methanothrix sp., a genomic segment contains:
- a CDS encoding 30S ribosomal protein S19: MAKKAGSKLPKRKEEFLYRGRKMADLAKLSIEELAGLFPARQRRSIKRGIAKENKKLLANLKNKDSVRTHIRNMIILPDMVGKRIEIYNGKSFERVEVIPEMVGHFFGEFSMTRGRVQHGAAGVGATRSSKYVPLK; this comes from the coding sequence TTGGCTAAGAAAGCAGGATCCAAGCTTCCAAAAAGGAAGGAAGAGTTCTTGTATCGGGGTCGGAAGATGGCCGACCTCGCCAAGTTGAGCATAGAGGAGCTTGCCGGGCTGTTTCCAGCGCGGCAGCGCAGATCGATCAAGAGAGGAATTGCCAAGGAGAACAAGAAGCTCCTGGCTAACCTGAAGAATAAAGACTCAGTCCGAACCCATATCCGGAATATGATTATCCTCCCTGATATGGTGGGCAAGAGGATCGAGATCTATAACGGCAAGAGCTTTGAGAGGGTAGAGGTCATTCCCGAGATGGTCGGGCACTTCTTCGGTGAGTTCTCTATGACGCGCGGTCGCGTCCAGCACGGAGCCGCAGGGGTGGGCGCTACCAGATCAAGCAAGTATGTGCCGCTGAAGTGA